One Pecten maximus chromosome 7, xPecMax1.1, whole genome shotgun sequence genomic window carries:
- the LOC117331104 gene encoding uncharacterized protein LOC117331104 has product MISCDGEAGVSGAGGASGGSLMLVTNSFSGSGTLQANGGDGDTISGGGGGGRVSITYTTSEFTGKHLAYGGRATNGDGGAGTVYVEGAGKKMLYIDNKTPSSNIKSKISNMDMTSITGDESSRTWVPFDTASITLDELYILNGAHMALEPSATTTTHSLTVQNVYGEDFINNPENKGVIHVGHHQSLAISQSNLYLPFNANVYNEGVLQLPSTVKMYKGDFFFEGILSGVSTWDMINSNVELKGTSKTQNTLTPASFTITTLNILAGSTLTMRDNNTNYKLDLNSLFIGATGTILGRKLEIEASASFVTEDGANIDLDGQGSSVSGSVSNTLGTSHGGQGGKGTSDTINDPTNDDMRNPSMPGTGNTRAAGGGVIKITTATFTNDGVISANGQDANTTGYGGAAGGSIEISCTSMQNGGRSATHCYEVSSEPMVDSPAVDRLVEEVVVLLL; this is encoded by the exons ATGATCAGCTGTGACGGAGAGGCAGGTGTGTCTGGTGCTGGAGGTGCCAGTGGAGGATCACTTATGTTGGTGACTAACTCTTTCTCTGGATCGGGTACCTTACAAGCCAATGGTGGAGATG GTGATACCATCAGTGGAGGAGGTGGTGGGGGTAGGGTCTCGATTACCTATACTACATCTGAGTTCACTGGGAAACACCTGGCTTACGGAGGTCGAGCAACCAACGGGGACGGAGGAGCAGGAACGGTTTATGTAGAGGGCGCGGGCAAAAAGATGCTTTACATTGATAACAAGACACCCAGCAGTAATATAAAG TCTAAAATCTCAAACATGGACATGACTTCCATCACTGGCGATGAATCTAGTCGTACCTGGGTGCCCTTTGATACTGCATCCATTACTCTTGATGAACTGTATATTCTGAATGGTGCCCACATGGCTTTAGAGCCAAGTGCCACAACTACAACACACTCTCTGACGGTCCAGAACGTCTACGGTGAAGACTTCATCAATAACCCAGAAAATAAGGGCGTGATCCATGTTGGTCACCACCAGTCATTGGCGATAAGTCAGTCAAACCTCTATCTGCCATTCAATGccaatgtttataatgaaggcGTTTTACAGTTGCCATCAACTGTGAAGATGTATAAGGGTGACTTCTTCTTTGAAGGAATACTGTCTGGTGTTTCTACTTGGGACATGATCAATTCTAACGTAGAACTAAAGGGAACCAGTAAGACACAGAACACACTGACCCCAGCCTCTTTTACTATCACAACCCTTAACATACTGGCTGGCAGTACACTGACCATGAGGGACAACAACACTAACTACAAGCTTGACCTCAACTCCCTCTTCATTGGAGCGACTGGTACCATCCTTGGTAGGAAACTGGAGATCGAAGCCAGTGCTAGTTTTGTGACAGAAGATGGAGCCAATATTGACCTTGATGGCCAAGGGTCCTCTGTTTCTGGATCAG TGTCAAACACATTAGGAACCAGTCACGGAGGCCAAGGAGGAAAAGGTACATCAGACACTATAAATGACCCAACTAATGATGACATGCGTAACCCCTCTATGCCTGGTACAGGTAATACCAGGGCCGCAGGTGGCGGAGTCATCAAAATCACCACCGCAACCTTCACTAATGATGGTGTCATCTCTGCTAA TGGACAAGATGCTAACACTACAGGCTATGGAGGTGCAGCTGGTGGCAGTATCGAGATCAGTTGTACATCCATGCAGAATGGAGGTAGGTCTGCTACACACTGTTACGAG